One Mycoavidus sp. B2-EB genomic region harbors:
- a CDS encoding CinA family protein: protein METDSVIHQLAIRVGNQLRAERLLLATAESCTGGLVAAAVTEISGSSQWFERGFITYSNQSKAEMIGVPTELIERYGAVSEPVARAMAEGALRNSRAQIAVAVTGIAGPGGATERKPVGTVHFAWSNRLHTTSEMLLFKGERQQIRLLAAIHALRGVLKLLDEQEV from the coding sequence ATGGAAACAGACAGCGTTATTCATCAACTTGCGATTCGGGTTGGCAACCAACTACGAGCTGAACGGCTTTTGCTCGCTACCGCAGAGTCCTGCACAGGCGGGCTCGTAGCCGCTGCAGTTACAGAAATTTCTGGCAGCAGCCAATGGTTTGAACGCGGCTTTATCACCTATTCCAACCAATCAAAAGCTGAAATGATTGGGGTGCCCACTGAACTGATAGAACGATATGGTGCAGTCAGCGAACCGGTTGCTCGCGCCATGGCCGAGGGCGCACTACGCAATAGCCGCGCTCAAATTGCCGTCGCCGTCACAGGCATTGCTGGACCTGGTGGCGCAACTGAGCGCAAACCCGTTGGCACCGTGCATTTTGCCTGGAGCAACCGCCTTCATACCACCAGTGAAATGTTGCTATTCAAAGGCGAGCGCCAGCAAATTCGCCTACTCGCGGCAATTCACGCATTACGTGGTGTGTTGAAGTTACTAGACGAACAAGAAGTCTAA
- the thiL gene encoding thiamine-phosphate kinase, protein MLTEFDVIERFFTRSRPTHHTPGIMLGVGDDCALLNPALGHQLAISTDMLVAGRHFFADTDPRGLGHKALAVNLSDLAAMGATPRAFTLALALPEARAQWLAPFSEGLFALADQYDCELIGGDTTAGPLNLCLTVFGEVKHGRALTRAAACEGDDIWVSGMLGDARLALGVLRQEWTLDSRDWLVVQRALEWPQPRIPLGQALIDIAHAALDLSDGLAGDLMHLVKRSKVNAVVEVEQLPRSAILKKQPLAIQQHCALSGGDDYELCFTAPLKARTAITALEKKLSLPLTRIGTITAFDPSKAQIIWRTANHIPLPTPLRGFDHFASHAP, encoded by the coding sequence ATGCTAACTGAATTTGATGTTATCGAGCGCTTCTTTACGCGCTCCCGCCCAACCCACCATACGCCAGGGATTATGCTCGGCGTAGGGGACGATTGCGCGCTGCTTAACCCGGCTTTGGGCCATCAGTTAGCTATCTCGACTGACATGTTAGTTGCAGGCCGTCATTTTTTTGCAGATACAGATCCGCGTGGGCTGGGGCACAAGGCACTCGCTGTGAACTTATCTGATCTTGCTGCGATGGGCGCCACTCCACGCGCCTTTACCCTGGCTCTAGCGTTACCCGAGGCGCGCGCCCAGTGGCTCGCCCCGTTTAGTGAAGGCTTATTCGCGTTAGCAGATCAATACGATTGTGAATTGATTGGCGGTGATACGACAGCGGGCCCACTGAATCTTTGTCTCACTGTATTTGGCGAAGTCAAACACGGACGCGCACTCACTCGCGCCGCAGCTTGCGAGGGCGACGACATTTGGGTCTCAGGCATGTTAGGCGATGCCCGCCTCGCACTAGGCGTCCTCCGTCAAGAGTGGACTCTTGACTCTCGCGATTGGCTTGTGGTGCAGCGCGCGCTTGAATGGCCACAACCGCGCATCCCCTTAGGCCAGGCGTTAATAGATATAGCCCATGCCGCCCTTGACTTATCAGATGGTCTCGCCGGTGACTTAATGCACCTGGTCAAACGCTCTAAAGTTAATGCTGTGGTTGAAGTTGAACAACTGCCGCGTTCCGCCATTTTAAAAAAGCAACCGCTTGCCATACAACAACACTGCGCGCTCAGCGGCGGCGATGACTATGAATTATGCTTTACCGCGCCCCTCAAGGCCCGCACCGCGATTACCGCACTCGAAAAAAAGCTGAGCTTACCGCTCACTCGTATCGGTACAATAACTGCCTTTGATCCATCTAAGGCGCAAATTATCTGGCGTACCGCCAATCATATCCCGTTGCCTACGCCATTGCGTGGATTTGACCATTTTGCCTCTCATGCACCCTAA
- a CDS encoding 16S rRNA (uracil(1498)-N(3))-methyltransferase → MPTIPRFFVAMPLAAGTSIRLPDDVARHMRVLRLAAGDPIILFNGTGGAFKATLLAIDKKQLGAQVSATDTESLQNTEPPYQLILAQGIAAGDKMDWLIEKAVELGVHQIVPIATAKSVVRLVGERATRRHHHWQALVHAACEQCGRNRPPMVDAPVEFTAWLNALPPFTSTNEATRFILSPRATRSFQTLPATPPSEPMIILIGPEGGLTTEEEHIAAAHGFLELSLGPRILRTETAGIAALAGLAIRWSS, encoded by the coding sequence ATGCCCACTATACCTCGCTTCTTTGTCGCAATGCCGCTTGCCGCTGGCACATCCATCCGCTTACCCGATGACGTGGCCCGCCATATGCGTGTCTTGCGCTTAGCTGCAGGCGACCCAATTATTTTATTCAACGGCACAGGCGGCGCATTTAAAGCCACCCTGTTAGCGATCGATAAAAAACAGCTCGGCGCGCAAGTCAGCGCGACCGATACAGAGAGCCTACAAAATACCGAGCCCCCCTATCAATTGATCCTTGCGCAAGGCATTGCCGCTGGCGATAAAATGGACTGGTTGATTGAAAAAGCGGTTGAATTAGGCGTGCACCAGATCGTTCCCATCGCGACCGCAAAAAGCGTCGTACGGCTAGTCGGGGAACGTGCAACACGGCGCCATCACCACTGGCAGGCCCTCGTGCACGCTGCCTGCGAGCAATGCGGCCGAAACCGACCACCCATGGTTGATGCGCCCGTTGAGTTCACAGCTTGGCTCAATGCGCTGCCCCCCTTCACGTCAACCAATGAGGCGACCCGATTTATACTGTCGCCCCGCGCCACGCGCAGTTTTCAGACGCTACCAGCCACGCCTCCTAGCGAACCCATGATCATTCTGATCGGCCCTGAAGGCGGCCTCACGACAGAGGAAGAACACATAGCGGCAGCTCATGGCTTTCTTGAGCTGTCTCTCGGGCCTCGCATATTGCGGACCGAAACAGCCGGCATTGCGGCGCTGGCTGGCTTAGCTATACGCTGGAGTAGCTGA
- the dnaJ gene encoding molecular chaperone DnaJ translates to MAKRNYYDVLGVAKNASDDDIKKAYRKLAMKYHPDRNPDNKESEAHFKEVKEAYEMLSDSQKRAAYDQYGHAGVDPNMNGGAQGFGGFAEAFGDIFGDIFGGGQRGPAGASRVYRGADLRYGMEITLEQAARGYETQIRVPAWESCTTCSGSGAAAGTQPQTCPGCSGSGTVRMSQGFFSIQQTCPKCHGSGSYIAQPCGSCHGAGKIKKNKTLAVNIPAGINDGMRIRSAGNGEPGLNGGPPGDLYVEIHVKPHSVFERDGDDLHCQMPIPFTSAALGGDIEVPTLHGRASFNVPEGTQPGKTFRLRGKGIKGVRSNIPGDLYVHVQVETPVKLTDAQRTLLKQFEQSLADGGERHNPQSKGWFDRVKSFFE, encoded by the coding sequence ATGGCGAAACGGAATTACTACGACGTTTTGGGCGTTGCCAAAAATGCAAGCGACGATGACATTAAAAAGGCATATCGTAAGCTGGCGATGAAATATCATCCGGACCGCAACCCGGATAATAAAGAATCAGAAGCGCATTTCAAAGAGGTTAAAGAAGCCTATGAAATGCTCTCGGATTCACAAAAACGTGCAGCCTACGACCAATACGGCCATGCTGGAGTAGATCCTAATATGAACGGGGGGGCGCAAGGTTTTGGCGGCTTCGCGGAGGCTTTTGGTGATATTTTTGGCGACATTTTCGGCGGTGGGCAGCGTGGGCCGGCGGGCGCTTCGCGTGTGTATCGGGGCGCTGATTTACGTTATGGCATGGAAATTACGCTTGAACAGGCTGCGCGCGGCTATGAGACCCAAATTCGGGTGCCCGCCTGGGAGTCATGCACAACGTGTAGTGGCTCAGGCGCCGCCGCAGGCACTCAGCCGCAGACCTGTCCCGGTTGCTCAGGCTCAGGTACCGTGCGGATGTCACAAGGGTTTTTCAGCATTCAGCAGACCTGTCCTAAATGTCATGGTAGCGGCAGTTATATCGCGCAGCCATGCGGCTCTTGCCACGGCGCTGGCAAGATCAAGAAAAATAAGACATTAGCCGTCAATATCCCCGCCGGAATTAACGATGGAATGCGGATTCGCTCCGCCGGTAATGGTGAACCTGGTTTGAATGGCGGGCCGCCGGGGGACTTATATGTAGAAATTCATGTCAAGCCGCACTCTGTGTTTGAGCGCGATGGCGATGATTTACATTGCCAGATGCCGATCCCGTTTACCTCCGCGGCGCTTGGTGGGGATATAGAGGTCCCTACTCTGCACGGACGAGCGAGCTTTAACGTGCCAGAAGGTACGCAGCCAGGGAAAACTTTCCGCTTGCGCGGTAAAGGCATTAAAGGCGTGCGCTCTAATATACCGGGCGATCTTTATGTGCATGTGCAAGTTGAAACGCCCGTTAAACTCACTGATGCACAACGTACATTGCTAAAGCAATTTGAGCAATCACTGGCAGATGGGGGCGAACGGCATAACCCGCAAAGTAAAGGCTGGTTTGATCGAGTGAAAAGTTTTTTTGAGTAA
- a CDS encoding DUF1841 family protein, which translates to MFNPSQTEVRQFFCETWRKQSTGALLTPLENMAAHWISEHPEYHALLSAADAQHQSYLPEQGQTNPFLHLSMHLAINEQLSIDQPPGIRAAYERLVIKLGTMHAAHHSIMECLGETLWQAQRNQAPLDSTAYLACIKRQAS; encoded by the coding sequence ATGTTTAACCCAAGTCAAACGGAAGTCCGCCAATTTTTTTGCGAAACCTGGCGCAAACAATCTACCGGAGCGCTGCTCACCCCTCTTGAGAATATGGCGGCCCACTGGATTAGCGAGCACCCTGAATATCACGCGCTACTTTCTGCGGCTGATGCACAACATCAATCCTACCTTCCAGAGCAAGGTCAAACCAACCCATTTTTGCATTTATCGATGCATCTTGCCATCAACGAGCAGCTCTCCATCGACCAGCCGCCAGGCATTCGCGCAGCCTATGAGCGACTTGTCATCAAATTGGGGACCATGCATGCCGCCCACCACAGTATTATGGAGTGTCTCGGAGAAACCTTATGGCAAGCGCAGCGCAACCAAGCACCTCTAGATTCCACAGCTTATCTTGCCTGCATTAAGCGGCAGGCCTCATAA
- a CDS encoding barstar family protein: MSDNFMAYDTHVVGGLSGRGANPFQYILSSRQSIVCSEPLSDQANLCLFKNVRPNIVQSIRAFRVLDLAQEAKRLDQHFLYASCSDVQTKAELLSTITASFLLPKQESKNYDALYDNLTELIRKAGPQPGFVVVLEGLPATQKFDKEARETLLDVFREAAEFWAKCDVDFRVFFSFALSSATPAYS; encoded by the coding sequence ATGAGCGACAACTTTATGGCTTATGACACGCATGTTGTGGGTGGCTTGTCTGGGCGAGGCGCTAATCCGTTTCAATATATTTTGTCGAGCCGCCAGAGCATTGTTTGTAGTGAGCCCTTGTCCGATCAAGCTAACCTGTGTCTTTTTAAGAACGTGCGCCCTAATATTGTGCAGTCAATTCGCGCATTTCGGGTGCTTGATTTAGCGCAAGAAGCGAAGCGGCTAGATCAGCATTTTCTGTATGCATCCTGTTCTGATGTGCAAACGAAAGCGGAGCTGTTGAGCACGATCACGGCTTCATTTCTGCTGCCTAAGCAGGAGAGTAAGAATTATGATGCGTTGTATGACAATTTAACGGAACTGATTCGTAAAGCTGGCCCGCAGCCTGGCTTCGTGGTTGTGCTCGAAGGGCTGCCCGCCACGCAAAAATTTGATAAAGAAGCGCGCGAGACGCTACTTGATGTCTTTCGAGAGGCGGCGGAATTTTGGGCTAAATGCGATGTTGATTTTCGAGTGTTTTTCTCGTTTGCCTTATCCTCAGCTACTCCAGCGTATAGCTAA
- a CDS encoding IS3 family transposase, whose amino-acid sequence MARSTFYYQLNGSQKSDKHTTLKEKIQTIFAYHKERYGYPRITSAIRQKICLVNHTPRSRLAIKWLPIARRSCKGVTQSVPRDYGKLIRSNKIGILLSE is encoded by the coding sequence TTGGCACGTAGTACTTTCTATTACCAACTGAATGGATCTCAGAAAAGCGATAAACACACAACGCTCAAAGAGAAGATTCAAACTATTTTTGCCTACCACAAAGAGCGATATGGTTATCCTCGGATTACAAGTGCTATTAGGCAGAAGATTTGTCTCGTTAATCATACACCCAGATCAAGGTTGGCAATAAAATGGCTGCCTATCGCAAGGCGCTCGTGCAAAGGCGTTACACAAAGTGTGCCGCGCGACTATGGAAAATTGATTCGCTCCAATAAAATCGGAATTCTCTTATCTGAATAA
- a CDS encoding phosphatidylglycerophosphatase A has translation MHPKTSTNINHQAHSKKPGQRLTVRFLFSHPAHMLSLGLGSGLSPIMPGTLGTLLGWLSFVALHRYLTLEHWLALICLGFLVGIPACAYTAKALNMSDPSAVNWDETVAFWLVLLFIMPASFGMQLAAFLIFRFFDMVKPPPIRYFDQHVKGGFGIMLDDIIAALCTLLTFAIWARLTSF, from the coding sequence ATGCACCCTAAGACCTCAACCAACATCAACCATCAGGCCCACTCTAAAAAACCGGGCCAACGGCTGACTGTGCGTTTTTTATTTTCACATCCGGCCCATATGCTGTCGCTTGGCCTAGGCAGCGGACTCTCGCCCATTATGCCTGGCACCTTGGGCACGTTATTAGGATGGTTATCATTTGTTGCGCTGCATCGGTATCTTACGCTAGAGCATTGGTTAGCATTGATTTGCCTGGGGTTTTTAGTCGGCATTCCAGCTTGCGCCTACACAGCGAAGGCACTCAATATGTCAGACCCCAGCGCCGTGAATTGGGATGAAACGGTCGCTTTTTGGTTAGTGCTCCTATTTATCATGCCCGCCTCCTTTGGAATGCAATTGGCCGCTTTCTTAATTTTTCGATTTTTCGATATGGTCAAGCCACCCCCCATTCGCTATTTTGATCAGCACGTTAAAGGTGGCTTCGGTATCATGCTAGATGACATCATAGCTGCGCTCTGTACTTTGCTTACTTTTGCGATATGGGCACGCTTAACCTCTTTTTGA
- a CDS encoding NADP-dependent malic enzyme, with the protein MSTPYNSKLREAALDYHEFPVPGKISVTPTKQMLNQRDLALAYSPGVAAACEEIKANPLNAARFTARSNLVGVVTNGTAVLGLGDIGPLASKPVMEGKAVLFKKFAGIDVFDIEINEKDPLKLVEIIAALEPTFGGINLEDVKAPDCFIVERECRKRMQIPVFHDDQHGTAIVVAAAIINGLRVVGKKISDIKLVTSGAGAAALACLDLLVDLGLPLKNIWVTDLAGVVYQGRVELMDPDKARFAQATEARTLAEVMNQADIFLGLSAAGVLQAEMVKHMASQPLILALANPTPEILPELALAARPDAILATGRTDYPNQVNNVLCFPFIFRGALDVGATTITREMEIAAVDALAELARQEQSDIVASAYGIQDLSFGAQYLIPKPFDPRLIVKIAPAVARAAMVAGVATRPIEDMDAYQQHLQQFVYHSGTLMKPVFAVARSTAANKKRIVFCEGEEERILRAVQIIVDEKIAYPILVGRPAVIQQRLTRYGLRLTPGQDCTIVNPEHDERYRDYWQTYYKKMARKGITEQLAKVEMRRRTTLIGSMLVHKGEADGMICGTISTTHRHLHFIDQVIGKRPECSVYAAMNGLILPGRQIFLVDTHVNVDPTPSQLAEITLMAAEEVSRFGIKPKIALLSHSNFGSSHAPSAQKMREVLAILQERAPELDVDGEMHGDCALDERLRREILPDSTFRGEANLLVLPNIDAANISYNLLKTTAGNNIAIGPILLGAAKPVHILTESATVRRIINMAALVVADVVAASREVG; encoded by the coding sequence ATGTCGACTCCATACAACAGTAAACTGCGCGAAGCCGCGCTCGATTATCACGAATTTCCCGTCCCCGGAAAAATTTCTGTCACGCCTACCAAGCAAATGCTGAATCAACGTGATTTGGCCCTGGCTTATTCGCCAGGAGTGGCTGCTGCATGTGAAGAAATTAAAGCGAATCCGCTTAACGCTGCGCGCTTTACTGCGCGTAGCAATCTCGTTGGGGTTGTGACCAATGGCACGGCTGTATTGGGTTTAGGCGACATTGGTCCGCTTGCTTCTAAACCTGTTATGGAAGGTAAGGCGGTTCTCTTTAAAAAATTTGCTGGGATTGATGTTTTTGATATTGAGATCAACGAAAAAGATCCATTAAAACTGGTTGAGATCATTGCTGCACTTGAGCCTACTTTTGGGGGTATTAATCTCGAAGATGTGAAAGCGCCGGATTGTTTTATTGTCGAGCGTGAATGCCGGAAACGGATGCAAATCCCAGTTTTTCATGATGATCAACATGGTACGGCCATTGTGGTTGCGGCGGCGATTATTAATGGGCTTAGAGTGGTCGGCAAAAAAATCAGCGACATCAAATTGGTCACTTCTGGCGCGGGCGCGGCGGCACTGGCTTGTCTGGATCTGCTGGTGGACCTTGGCTTGCCGCTCAAGAATATTTGGGTTACCGATCTTGCTGGCGTAGTGTACCAAGGTCGAGTGGAGCTTATGGATCCAGATAAGGCGCGTTTTGCTCAAGCGACTGAAGCGCGTACTTTGGCTGAGGTGATGAATCAAGCTGATATTTTTCTGGGGTTGTCAGCCGCCGGTGTCCTGCAAGCGGAAATGGTCAAACATATGGCGTCACAGCCATTGATTTTGGCGTTAGCTAATCCTACCCCAGAAATTTTGCCCGAGCTGGCGTTAGCTGCGCGCCCTGACGCTATCTTGGCGACCGGACGCACGGATTATCCTAATCAAGTCAACAATGTTCTCTGTTTTCCATTCATTTTCAGAGGCGCGCTCGACGTTGGCGCCACCACCATCACTCGTGAAATGGAGATTGCCGCGGTCGACGCGTTGGCTGAGCTGGCTCGACAAGAGCAGAGCGATATTGTGGCAAGTGCTTACGGGATCCAAGACCTATCGTTTGGGGCGCAATATCTAATTCCGAAGCCATTTGATCCACGTTTAATTGTAAAAATCGCACCTGCCGTAGCCCGCGCAGCAATGGTGGCTGGTGTGGCCACGCGGCCAATTGAAGATATGGATGCTTATCAGCAGCATCTGCAGCAATTTGTATACCATAGTGGCACTCTTATGAAGCCGGTTTTTGCGGTTGCCCGCAGCACGGCCGCGAATAAAAAACGGATTGTATTTTGTGAGGGCGAAGAAGAGCGGATTTTGCGCGCGGTGCAAATTATTGTCGATGAAAAAATTGCTTACCCAATTTTAGTGGGGCGGCCTGCAGTGATTCAGCAGCGACTCACACGCTATGGATTGCGTTTAACTCCTGGACAAGATTGTACTATCGTTAACCCAGAGCATGACGAACGTTATCGTGACTATTGGCAGACTTATTATAAAAAGATGGCGCGCAAAGGTATTACCGAGCAACTTGCCAAAGTCGAAATGCGCCGGCGCACGACATTAATTGGTTCGATGTTGGTGCATAAAGGTGAAGCCGATGGCATGATTTGCGGCACGATTAGCACCACGCATCGTCATTTGCATTTTATTGATCAGGTCATCGGCAAACGCCCAGAGTGCTCAGTGTATGCGGCGATGAACGGTCTAATTTTGCCTGGTCGGCAGATTTTTCTGGTGGATACGCATGTTAATGTGGATCCAACTCCTAGCCAACTCGCAGAAATTACTTTAATGGCGGCAGAGGAGGTTTCTCGGTTTGGCATTAAACCTAAAATTGCACTGCTTTCGCATTCTAATTTTGGCTCAAGTCATGCACCTTCTGCGCAGAAGATGCGCGAAGTCTTGGCAATTTTGCAGGAACGTGCTCCTGAGCTAGATGTGGATGGTGAAATGCATGGCGACTGTGCGCTGGATGAGCGTTTACGCCGCGAAATTTTGCCGGACTCGACTTTTCGTGGGGAGGCGAATTTATTGGTGTTGCCAAATATTGACGCCGCCAATATTTCCTACAATCTGCTAAAAACCACGGCGGGTAACAATATTGCGATTGGCCCTATTTTGCTTGGGGCGGCTAAGCCAGTTCATATTTTAACTGAATCGGCTACGGTGCGGCGGATTATTAATATGGCTGCGCTAGTCGTCGCAGACGTAGTTGCGGCTAGCCGCGAAGTGGGTTAG
- the pabB gene encoding aminodeoxychorismate synthase component I has translation MAIAEFINPDCFALLDDCNASEVAPTSRLYTDLAYQRICTDIADWERVCSAIDADLCAGLHGVILADYEWGVQAQLKPKEGAVSGAGDSNAPSFRFLLFHECVHLSRHEVDAWLVMRDAAAPEPGIAGIAEVCPSVHQANFDQAFSSIQAALSAGDAYQINYTYRLHFSTFGSPISLYRRLRARQPVPYGALIALPNERWVLSCSPELFLRHQAGKITAQPMKGTAARSAENLADANAAARLASDPKTCAENLMIVDLLRNDISRIAQTGSVQVPELFSVEPHATVWQMTSTVTAQLRAEVNFAAVMRALFPSGSITGAPKYRAMQLIGQLENTQRGLYTGAIGWLDTPSLSASSTPTCGDFCLSVAIRTLTLDACRVDRLREGCLGIGAGIVYDSVAAQESAECALKAHFLTGMDPGFALIETMYATREHGVRYLERHWERLYKTASYFGFKWDINVLCVALDAAIASLPAGSAHRLRVTLDKFGKVEITHMPFVPLRQPVHLRLASAMGYAPVVAEDMWLRYKTTVRGNYAQAQAEAQRLSVFDLLFCNTRGEITEGARSNAFIKLKGRWLTPPVASGLLPGIMRAVLLDDASWGATECVLTRADLYAAEKIMVCNALHGVLEAKLA, from the coding sequence ATGGCAATCGCGGAATTCATAAATCCTGATTGCTTTGCTTTGCTGGATGATTGCAATGCAAGCGAGGTAGCTCCTACAAGTCGTTTGTATACGGATTTAGCGTACCAACGCATATGCACGGATATAGCAGATTGGGAGCGCGTGTGTAGCGCAATAGACGCTGACCTGTGCGCTGGGTTGCACGGGGTGATATTGGCCGACTATGAATGGGGCGTGCAGGCGCAACTTAAGCCAAAAGAGGGCGCGGTGTCGGGCGCTGGCGACTCAAATGCGCCATCGTTTCGTTTTTTGTTGTTTCACGAATGTGTGCATTTATCTCGCCATGAAGTTGATGCATGGCTTGTCATGCGTGATGCCGCTGCTCCTGAGCCAGGCATTGCAGGTATTGCCGAGGTTTGCCCAAGCGTGCATCAGGCGAATTTTGACCAGGCGTTTTCTTCTATTCAAGCGGCCTTAAGTGCGGGCGATGCATATCAAATCAATTACACGTATCGGCTGCACTTCAGCACTTTTGGTTCGCCTATAAGTTTGTACCGGCGCTTACGCGCGCGGCAACCGGTGCCTTATGGCGCACTTATAGCATTACCGAATGAGCGCTGGGTTCTTTCCTGTTCTCCCGAGCTTTTTCTGCGTCACCAAGCAGGAAAAATCACTGCGCAGCCGATGAAAGGCACCGCGGCACGTAGTGCGGAGAACTTGGCTGATGCCAATGCGGCGGCTAGGTTAGCGTCTGATCCAAAAACTTGCGCAGAAAATCTCATGATTGTTGATTTACTGCGTAATGACATTAGCCGTATCGCTCAAACAGGCTCAGTGCAGGTGCCCGAGCTATTTTCCGTTGAGCCACACGCAACCGTCTGGCAAATGACCTCGACGGTGACTGCGCAGTTACGTGCGGAGGTTAACTTCGCTGCGGTTATGCGCGCCCTTTTTCCATCTGGCTCGATTACCGGCGCGCCCAAATATCGTGCGATGCAATTGATTGGCCAGCTTGAAAATACGCAACGCGGTTTATACACTGGGGCGATCGGTTGGCTCGACACACCTTCACTTTCTGCGTCATCCACACCAACGTGCGGGGACTTTTGCCTCTCGGTCGCCATTCGTACCTTAACCTTAGATGCGTGTCGCGTTGACCGCCTGCGTGAGGGCTGTTTAGGGATCGGGGCAGGCATCGTATACGATAGCGTGGCAGCGCAAGAATCCGCTGAATGCGCCTTAAAAGCTCATTTTTTAACGGGAATGGACCCAGGTTTTGCACTCATCGAAACCATGTATGCAACGCGCGAACACGGCGTGCGTTATCTTGAGCGACATTGGGAGCGCTTGTATAAAACGGCTTCTTATTTTGGTTTTAAGTGGGACATAAACGTGTTGTGTGTGGCGCTTGATGCAGCAATTGCGAGTTTGCCCGCAGGCTCGGCGCACCGGTTGCGGGTTACTTTAGATAAATTCGGTAAGGTTGAAATAACCCATATGCCCTTTGTTCCGCTGAGGCAACCGGTTCACTTACGGCTTGCCTCAGCTATGGGTTATGCGCCGGTAGTGGCTGAAGATATGTGGCTACGTTATAAAACGACAGTGCGTGGAAATTATGCGCAAGCTCAGGCTGAGGCGCAACGCCTGAGCGTATTTGATTTGTTATTTTGTAATACACGCGGAGAGATCACTGAAGGGGCGCGCAGTAACGCTTTTATTAAATTAAAAGGTCGCTGGTTGACTCCACCGGTTGCAAGCGGACTTTTGCCGGGCATCATGCGTGCGGTATTGCTTGACGATGCGAGCTGGGGGGCAACTGAGTGTGTGTTAACACGTGCTGACTTGTATGCAGCAGAAAAAATTATGGTTTGTAATGCGCTGCATGGAGTATTGGAAGCGAAGTTGGCTTAG